In Zingiber officinale cultivar Zhangliang chromosome 3A, Zo_v1.1, whole genome shotgun sequence, the DNA window gtcatatgaaagggatagatctcatctacatcactcacatccctccgcataacttattgcatacccagtgatcgactttatggtccaccctgttacgggtgatatttgtcgataccaaagtatacaactccttatgtagggatcgtagtgacttcaggtctaatgactattcatactaatagtcacatgagaatgtttatgacactcatataacgatccatgaaacattctcatggcgggtcattcagtatatattttctaatatatactcatgtgtcaacctgatatctcatatccatgacttgtgagattaagtcatccgttgacctttATGCTAGTTTCaatacattaatattgtccttgcatattaatgtttgactaggaatagttaagagtagtgttttatgtatatctacaatatctcactatcaattcaactaattgatatgttgtagattagaacctcctactctaggacatttttatacttattcattcggcactgaattgaagtaaatataataaccaactttgcctttattaataatgaaatatgatacaaaaggagtcatttacaatcatctcataattggtactagggctaatactaacacctcGAAGATGCCTTGATGTGTTGGGATGCCTTGTTGAAACTTAAATTCATTGGCTCAAGGACTTGACATGACCTTGTTTGAGCCTGAAACATGTTACAGAAAGTTTTCCAACCCAGAGGAAGCCTCAAACCAATGTTCTATTTTCTCGGGCTATTCTGCTTGTCTGTCAGCCTATAGAACAAAAAGATTTGCATATGCCGggcataaaattaaattttaaacaataATAGTTTCTGAACTTGATAATATCGAAGTGTGTCATATTGTTCATTGCTAAAACTTTATATAGCCTGAGCTTGATATTGATATTCTGCCACTAGAAACAATCAGTTGTTCTAGTAAGACCACCTCTGAAGTTTTATTAAGTGATTCAATGGCTACTTGGCGACCTTAGGGTGTCAATAATAATATTCTCATACTCCATTATATTGTGACAAACTGACAGTCAAAATGCTATACAAATTGCCCATAATTATCACCAAATACATTGAAATAGATTGCCATTTTATTTGACATCACATTTAAACGGGTTCAATATCCACCCATTTTGAGGAATGAACGACTCCTTCCAGCAGAAACTTCTTCCGACCACCCCTTTTTATCAGAAACAACCCCCGAGATGTCTCTCCCTATTAATAGAACAACTGCATACTTTCCATTGGTGACAATTCCATGACAGGTTTTCGAGCAACCTTATCAAAATATTGACAAATTCTCACTTCTCGAAGTTTGCAGCTTCGGCTGACAAGGTTGGTCGAAATTACCCAACTCTTATCACTTTAAAAGCTAAGTTCCTGGTTTTGATGTACTTTCCAGTTCCACATCCCTTCATGAGTTTTCCTCAACAGTCAACACCAATAGAGCCTCCTCCACAGTGATGCACCAGGGGGGTGGGGAGGGGGAATGTGCTCATAGTGGCGTGAAATGATGGGAAAAAATTTATGTAATCCATGATATATTTAATTTCAGTAGAGTTTCCACCCTGATGCAAGTTGTGGGTTCGTCATTGCGCCTAGTAAAGACACATTAGATTAGACATGGAAAATGACCTTATGAACAAAACCTCATTGATCAAAGTTCACTTGGTGGCCTAAAGTTGCAAGGCCTTACAAGCTTGTCTGTTATCCTCTGGCTACTCCCATTCTATAAATAATCACAAATTTCCTCCATCTAACTCCAACACTTGTCTATTTGAGGCATTTCCATTTCCTTGGTCAGTGGAGGAACTTCCTCTATAAACACTCCTTTCAAGCCTTTCTCCAAAACTTATTGTTTCCATTTTCAAAAACCTAGTGGATATTTTACCTCATTAAAGAAAGGTCTCTTATATAGGCTGGGATTCGAAACCTTCTAAAAAGCCCCTTTATTCATACCCTTTTACAACCAGATGAAATAATATATCATTTCAGTTAAATTAATATGGCAGTGGCTATCTCAAATTGGGCATTCATCAATATTCTTAGCAAGGTTGCTGTAGCTACTGACTTGCAATATCTTTTGAAAAGACCATGCACTAGGTTGATCCTTTAAACCCGTGGCAAAGTGGTTGgcctctttttatttctttatttcttttctcttgatgTCATTTAATGACCTTTGAGTGATTAATAACTGTAGTTAGATCATTAAGTCTTTAGTTTGTATAATCTAGGAGGAATGATTTTACCATGATAGATAATTAGTGGAATATAACAGGACTTGGGAGAAATTATACCGAAAGACACTCTTTTGTGGAAACTCCGCCTGCTTAAGTCAGGTTCTGCTTATGTGAATTCTCGTCTGCATGCTATTTCagctgaagttctagttcttgcCAGGTAGTTTTTTTTCATATATCTGTCAACTTTATTGTAAATAAAAAATCTGTACATATTGTGTTGTGGTACATAGTACGTGTAAGCAAGAAATTGTTGTCTCCCTtgtttttatatatgttttgctCCCATTACATGGGTCTTATAGGTGTAAAGTTCTGCCAGCTTGACATATTGCTGTTTTTGTCCTTTTTAGTTAATAGggcaatggattttttttttccagattGTTTTTAAGTGAACTATTTTGACGTTTTTTTTTACAAACTAAAACAAGATTTCTAATGTTGCGTCCAAATACAAAAATGCTTTTCATCCTGAATGTtgtgtttctttctttctttcttccttgtacCTTACATTGTGTGCATTTTTTGGACGAAAGGTAGACATATAATTATATCTATGAAAAATGTAACTTAGTGGGAAGGATAACTTGTTACCAAGTGGGGATGAAGCAGATCGACTTTGGGCTTCACTAAAGAATTGCAGAGTTAGATATTTCAAGGACAGCGGACACACATTATTGCTAGTAAGTTGCCATCCGATCAAGGAAtcatttatcttttcttcttcagGAGTCAGAATCTTTTTGTAGACTAATTCATTGTTATATGGTTTTTTTAGTTCCTTGGCCTTTTGCAGTAACTGCTTTTGTTGATATatatttgattaaattttagtATCTGAAATATGTTGGAACATGCAAGCTCATAAAAAACATGAAATTTAGACTTACAGTGTTATTTATTGAGTTTGTTTGCACAAATTGTGAAATAGTTTATAATATCACAGTCCATTTGACATATGAATACTTATTTCTTTCTTCCAACACTGGCAGGAAGAGGgcattaatttattaaatattttgaaaggcACCATCACATACCGTCGTTCTAGACAATATGACACGGTGACAGATTACCTTCCTCCATCTCTCAGTGATTTCAGAAAAACGTTCTCTCAAAACGAGAGGTAAGGTTAGCAATATCATATTTGATAAGTAATGTTTCATGGAAAACAGTGCCTTTCACATCCAACATACCAATTATTGACTACAGATGGTATGTAGCTGCAGCAAGTCCAGTCATGCTATCTACTCTTGAAGATGGGAGAATAGTCAGGGGTCTTGCAGGTGTTCCCGATAAAGGTCCCCTACTTTTAGTTGGAAATCATATGATATTGGGGCTAGAGCTTCGTCCTCTTTATGAGGAAtttttaaaggagaaaaaggtcATTTTACGTGGCATGGCACACCCTTTTTTATTCTCAAGGGATACCGAAACTCCACGGAAAGAGATTTCTATCAATGAAACTCTCAGTGTTTTTGGTGCAACACCTGTGACTCCAATGAATATGTATAGGCTATTTTCAAAGGGATCATTTATACTCCTGTATCCTGGAGGTGCTCGTGAAGCTCTACATCGTAAGGTAACTTCAGGGAAGTTAAATAGTTCTTTTACAACTTTTCTTGCTTTCTGAAGAATGATTCTCAATTAGAACTTTTATGATTTACATTAAATTTTAGAACATTTCATATGCACTTGTTCTAGTTCTTGCATATAATATACATATTGGCATGCAAAAGTCTCCAGTTAAATTGGGGTGTAGAAGTGCCAATATGCACAACCTTTGCATAAGAATTTTTATGATTTACATTAAATTTTAGAACATTTCATATTCAGTAGTTCTAGTTCTTGCATATAATATACATATTGGCATGCAAAAGTCTCCAGTTAAATTGGGGTATAGAAGTGCCAATATGCACAACCTTTGCATGAAATATTTTTTCATAAGCACAttgcaaagtttaaattttaaaatacagTTCTGACATCTAGAGGTTTACTTTGTTCCAACAAGAAAGATCACATGTTATACAAAAAACAATACAGTAAAAAAGACAAACACCACATGTCTTGCCAATTAATGTAAATCTTATAAAGTCCATCAGTCCCATGCACCACTCAAACCAAAATATGGGTGATTGTATTCAACCTTGGAAGGGAATAATAATTTTACTTGAATCCATGTAAACCTTGTGTTTAGTGTTTAGTGATCCTCGGTCATTTAGGAAGTCACCCTCAGGCTCTGAAGGTTGAACCTTGATACACATATCATTGGCCTCCCAAAGGTCACCTAGATTTTTATGTTGTGCTTTCAATTTTTGTCACCTTTAATCAAGACCATCGTGCACAACCTCTATAGGAGACTTGCCCTAACTTTAGAAACCATGATCTCTCTGTGCATCACTCCCTCTTTTGTCTTCTCCCCACCCTTGGTTTTATTCATGTGACTTTGTCTAAAGGACAACTCGCTCCCTTAAAATGAATTAGGGAAAATGTAGCAGACGTTGGGAGTGGACCATTTTATACAAAAGGTAAACCCAGATATGTTACTTTTGATCCATAGCATAAAAACACAAGGTCTTTTCCCTACCACCACTTGTCCTTTACTTTTGAGGCAGGGTTTAAAATATTGTTTTTAGTTTCACTCTCCAACTAAAATAATGTGGTGTCAGTGTCTTGTTGGGCATGTTGATAAGCAGTGTTGGAGGTACTGATGGAATCAGAAAGGAGAAGGGAGATGAGAAGTGGAAGAAGATCTGGAGGAGAAAGAAAATGCACAAGTGTAGAAGATCCCCCATCATTTTGTCACGAAAATTTGGCACAAGGAAGCCTTGTCACAGACAACCAAATCTTGTCCCTCATGAAAACCTTGTGTAACTTGTAGAATCCTTGCATGAAAGCTCCATCATAGTCGCTGCCACCTTGAGCTATTTTGCATGCTGGTTGGCAGACGTAACAAAAAGTTTTGCCCATGATGATCAACATGGAACAATTTTTAAAACCATGCTTAGTGGTACAATTTTAATCAGTCACATTGGTATGGAAacacaatttatttaaaatttgaaatgaatCAAATccaatttggcattactttttgATAG includes these proteins:
- the LOC122052413 gene encoding acyltransferase-like protein At1g54570, chloroplastic; amino-acid sequence: QDLGEIIPKDTLLWKLRLLKSGSAYVNSRLHAISAEVLVLASGKDNLLPSGDEADRLWASLKNCRVRYFKDSGHTLLLEEGINLLNILKGTITYRRSRQYDTVTDYLPPSLSDFRKTFSQNERWYVAAASPVMLSTLEDGRIVRGLAGVPDKGPLLLVGNHMILGLELRPLYEEFLKEKKVILRGMAHPFLFSRDTETPRKEISINETLSVFGATPVTPMNMYRLFSKGSFILLYPGGAREALHRKGEEHKLFWPNHPEFVRMAARFGATIVPFGVVGEDDLIELVFDYNDLESIPFIRERIEELNKTITNIRINADGEVSEQPMYLPGFLPKLPGRLYYHFGKPIETRGLDILKNKKDANALYLRIKSEIEGSISYLKKKREGDPYRSIVQRILYQASFGSSVEVPTFEP